In Acidimicrobiia bacterium, the following proteins share a genomic window:
- a CDS encoding LemA family protein — protein MVAVIVVIAIVVVLLLGVALFYNGLVRTRNRVDNAWSQIDVQLKRRYDLIPNLVETVKGYAAHERQTLEAVTNARSNAINAQQGGDLAQQAQAENVLSGALKSLFAVAEQYPDLKANQNFLQLQEELTSTEDRIAYARQFYNDAVLNYNNKIQVFPRNLLASTFSFEKRQYFEGDPEATGPVKVQF, from the coding sequence GTGGTCGCAGTCATCGTCGTCATCGCCATCGTCGTGGTGCTGCTCCTCGGGGTGGCGCTCTTCTACAACGGCCTGGTCCGGACCCGGAACCGGGTCGACAACGCCTGGTCGCAGATCGACGTGCAGCTGAAGCGTCGGTACGACCTGATCCCGAACCTCGTCGAGACGGTCAAGGGCTACGCCGCCCACGAGCGTCAGACCCTCGAGGCGGTGACGAACGCGCGCAGCAACGCCATCAACGCCCAGCAGGGCGGCGACCTCGCCCAGCAGGCCCAAGCCGAGAACGTGCTGAGCGGGGCCTTGAAAAGCCTGTTCGCGGTGGCGGAGCAGTACCCGGACCTGAAGGCGAACCAGAACTTCCTCCAGCTCCAGGAGGAGCTGACGTCGACCGAGGACCGCATCGCCTACGCCCGGCAGTTCTACAACGACGCCGTCCTCAACTACAACAACAAGATCCAGGTGTTCCCCCGCAACCTGCTCGCGAGCACCTTCAGCTTCGAGAAGCGTCAGTACTTCGAGGGCGACCCGGAGGCGACCGGCCCGGTCAAGGTGCAGTTCTGA
- a CDS encoding M48 family metalloprotease — translation MSTRAPQPTARPDFHRESRRNQWRAAAILAAFAAVIVLIGAAVVLAAGLGLVGVVVVVVLVAGLAGFAYARSDAVTLALARARPADGPSVERYHNVVEGLCIAAGLPKPRLYVVDDEAPNAFTTGRNPKHAALAVTTGLLEKLNRVELEGVVAHELCHIKSYDVLPSTVAVVAIGPLAVLLAPVGWPLLQLATSPDRELHADAAGVQLTRYPPGLASALRKLRADPAVVRHASRATAPMWIEAPVERGPEPGSRRTRASDLQPPLDQRIKVLESM, via the coding sequence ATGAGCACGCGCGCCCCGCAGCCGACGGCGCGCCCGGACTTCCACCGCGAGAGCCGACGCAACCAGTGGCGGGCCGCCGCCATCCTGGCCGCGTTCGCGGCGGTCATCGTGCTGATCGGCGCGGCCGTGGTCCTGGCCGCCGGGCTCGGCCTCGTCGGCGTCGTCGTCGTGGTGGTGCTGGTCGCGGGCCTGGCCGGCTTCGCCTACGCGCGGTCGGACGCGGTGACGCTGGCGCTGGCGCGGGCCCGTCCCGCCGACGGCCCGAGCGTCGAGCGCTACCACAACGTCGTCGAGGGCCTCTGCATCGCCGCCGGGCTCCCGAAGCCCCGCCTGTACGTCGTCGACGACGAGGCGCCGAACGCGTTCACCACCGGCCGCAACCCCAAGCACGCCGCCCTGGCGGTGACGACGGGCCTGCTCGAGAAGCTGAACCGGGTCGAGCTCGAGGGCGTCGTCGCCCACGAGCTGTGCCACATCAAGAGCTACGACGTCCTGCCGTCGACGGTGGCGGTCGTCGCGATCGGGCCGCTGGCGGTGCTGCTGGCCCCGGTCGGGTGGCCGCTCCTGCAGCTCGCGACGAGCCCGGACCGGGAGCTCCACGCCGACGCCGCCGGCGTGCAGCTCACCCGGTACCCGCCGGGGCTGGCCTCGGCCCTGCGGAAGCTCCGGGCGGACCCGGCGGTGGTGCGGCACGCGTCGCGAGCCACCGCCCCGATGTGGATCGAGGCGCCCGTCGAGCGCGGTCCCGAGCCGGGCTCACGACGAACCCGGGCCTCCGACCTCCAGCCGCCGCTCGACCAGCGCATCAAGGTCCTCGAGTCGATGTGA
- the pdxS gene encoding pyridoxal 5'-phosphate synthase lyase subunit PdxS produces MTEPRAARAVGTARVKRGLAEMLRGGVIMDVVTAEQARVAEDAGAVAVMALERVPADIRRDGGVARMSDPAMIEAIQAAVTIPVMAKCRIGHFAEAQVLEALGVDYVDESEVLTPADEAHHVDKWPFTVPFVCGATSLGEALRRVGEGAALIRSKGEAGTGNIVEAVRHLRSILGAVRQLTVADEAERYAAAKDLRAPVELVLEVATRGELPVPLFCAGGIATPADAALVMQLGAQAVFVGSGIFKSADPAARAKAVVEATTHYADPAILAKVSRGLGEPMRGDEIATLDVKLAERGW; encoded by the coding sequence ATGACCGAACCGCGCGCCGCTCGAGCGGTGGGCACCGCCCGCGTGAAGCGGGGGCTGGCCGAGATGCTGCGCGGGGGCGTGATCATGGACGTCGTGACCGCCGAGCAGGCCCGGGTGGCCGAGGACGCCGGCGCCGTCGCCGTCATGGCCCTCGAGCGGGTGCCGGCCGACATCCGTCGGGACGGCGGCGTCGCCCGCATGAGCGATCCCGCCATGATCGAGGCCATCCAGGCCGCGGTCACGATCCCGGTGATGGCGAAGTGCCGGATCGGCCACTTCGCCGAGGCCCAGGTGCTCGAGGCCCTCGGCGTCGACTACGTCGACGAGAGCGAGGTCCTCACCCCCGCCGACGAGGCCCACCACGTCGACAAGTGGCCGTTCACGGTCCCGTTCGTGTGCGGCGCCACCAGCCTCGGCGAGGCGCTGCGCCGCGTCGGCGAGGGCGCGGCGCTCATCCGGTCGAAGGGCGAGGCCGGCACCGGCAACATCGTCGAGGCGGTGCGCCACCTCCGGTCGATCCTCGGCGCCGTCCGCCAGCTGACCGTGGCCGACGAGGCCGAGCGGTACGCCGCGGCCAAGGACCTGCGGGCGCCGGTCGAGCTCGTCCTCGAGGTCGCCACCCGCGGCGAGCTCCCCGTGCCGCTCTTCTGCGCCGGCGGGATCGCCACGCCGGCCGACGCCGCGCTCGTGATGCAGCTCGGCGCGCAGGCCGTGTTCGTCGGCAGCGGGATCTTCAAGAGCGCCGACCCGGCCGCCCGCGCCAAGGCCGTGGTCGAGGCCACCACCCACTACGCCGACCCCGCCATCCTGGCCAAGGTGTCCCGTGGCCTCGGCGAGCCGATGCGCGGCGACGAGATCGCGACGCTCGACGTGAAGCTCGCCGAGCGGGGCTGGTAA
- the pdxT gene encoding pyridoxal 5'-phosphate synthase glutaminase subunit PdxT translates to MKVGVLALQGAFREHRETLDALGVEAHEVRSVAALAPLDALILPGGESTTIGRLLATSGLLDPLRERIADGMPVLGTCAGVILLATRVLDGRPDQPTLGALDVTVRRNGYGTQLESFEADLDVAGVGGRPFPGVFIRAPVLEEVGAGVEVLARHGDHPVLVRRGPVWGATFHPELAGDLRVHERFLHPTDTR, encoded by the coding sequence ATGAAGGTCGGCGTCCTCGCCCTCCAGGGGGCGTTCCGCGAGCATCGTGAGACCCTCGACGCCCTCGGCGTCGAGGCCCACGAGGTCCGCTCGGTGGCGGCGCTGGCGCCCCTCGACGCGCTGATCCTGCCCGGCGGGGAGTCGACGACGATCGGCCGGCTGCTCGCTACGTCGGGGCTGCTCGACCCGCTCCGGGAGCGGATCGCCGACGGGATGCCCGTCCTCGGCACCTGCGCCGGCGTGATCCTGCTCGCCACCCGGGTCCTGGACGGCCGACCGGACCAGCCGACGCTCGGCGCCCTCGACGTCACCGTGCGCCGCAACGGCTACGGCACCCAGCTCGAGTCCTTCGAGGCCGACCTGGACGTGGCGGGCGTCGGCGGCCGACCGTTCCCCGGCGTGTTCATCCGCGCGCCGGTGCTCGAGGAGGTGGGCGCCGGCGTGGAGGTGCTCGCCCGCCACGGCGACCACCCGGTGCTCGTTCGCCGCGGCCCGGTGTGGGGCGCGACCTTCCATCCCGAGCTGGCCGGCGACCTGCGCGTCCACGAGCGGTTCCTCCACCCGACCGACACCCGATGA
- a CDS encoding YebC/PmpR family DNA-binding transcriptional regulator has translation MSGHSKWHSIKHKKGAADSARGKLFAKLIRQIEVAAREGGADPDANPTLRTMVGKARDASVPVDTIDRAIKRGTGQLEGVRYEQCTYEGYAPNGVAVLVECLTANRNRTGAEVKNVFTRLGGSLAEPGAVSWQFERKGVIVLEKAAASEDDLMLAALDAGAEDIVDQGDTWQVTTGPADLHRVRDGLDAAGIPVTSADLLMLPTTTVPLTDEAGARSVLRVIDALEEQDDVQTVNANFDIPDDVLQAVMA, from the coding sequence ATGAGCGGACATTCGAAGTGGCACTCGATCAAGCACAAGAAGGGCGCGGCCGACAGCGCGCGCGGGAAGCTGTTCGCCAAGCTCATCCGCCAGATCGAGGTCGCCGCCCGGGAGGGCGGGGCCGACCCGGACGCCAACCCGACGCTGCGCACGATGGTCGGCAAGGCGCGCGACGCGTCGGTGCCGGTCGACACGATCGACCGGGCGATCAAGCGCGGCACCGGCCAGCTCGAGGGCGTCCGCTACGAGCAGTGCACCTACGAGGGCTACGCGCCGAACGGCGTCGCCGTGCTCGTCGAGTGCCTCACCGCCAACCGCAACCGCACCGGCGCCGAGGTCAAGAACGTGTTCACCCGCCTCGGCGGCTCGCTCGCCGAGCCCGGCGCGGTGTCGTGGCAGTTCGAGCGCAAGGGCGTGATCGTCCTCGAGAAGGCGGCCGCCAGCGAGGACGACCTCATGCTGGCCGCCCTCGACGCCGGCGCCGAGGACATCGTCGACCAGGGCGACACCTGGCAGGTGACGACCGGGCCCGCCGACCTGCATCGGGTTCGGGACGGGCTCGACGCCGCCGGCATCCCGGTCACGAGCGCCGACCTGCTGATGCTCCCCACCACGACGGTCCCGCTCACCGACGAGGCCGGAGCCCGGTCCGTCCTGCGGGTGATCGACGCCCTCGAGGAGCAGGACGACGTGCAGACGGTGAACGCCAACTTCGACATCCCCGACGACGTGCTCCAGGCGGTGATGGCATGA
- a CDS encoding peroxiredoxin — protein sequence MRPKVGEAAPDFRLPGVEAGARREFTLSEYRGRKVVLAFYPGDFTPGUTRQLRSYRDDFAAFERAGAVVLAVSPQDVDSHERWAAQEGFGFALLADPDRVAIHAYGVGAPVVGVRRSIFLIDTGGVVRWRYSGTVRAIFKRPEQLTRILAGMS from the coding sequence ATGAGACCCAAGGTCGGCGAGGCCGCTCCCGACTTCCGGCTCCCCGGCGTCGAGGCCGGCGCTCGGCGCGAGTTCACGCTCTCCGAGTACCGGGGCCGCAAGGTCGTGCTCGCGTTCTACCCCGGCGACTTCACCCCCGGCTGAACGCGGCAGCTGCGCTCGTACCGCGACGACTTCGCCGCGTTCGAGCGGGCGGGTGCGGTCGTGCTCGCCGTCTCCCCCCAGGACGTGGACAGCCACGAGCGGTGGGCCGCCCAGGAGGGCTTCGGGTTCGCGCTGCTCGCCGACCCGGACCGGGTCGCGATCCACGCCTACGGCGTGGGCGCGCCCGTCGTGGGCGTGCGCCGGTCGATCTTCCTGATCGATACTGGCGGCGTGGTCCGTTGGCGCTACAGCGGCACGGTCCGGGCCATCTTCAAGCGCCCGGAGCAGCTGACCCGCATCCTGGCCGGGATGTCCTGA
- a CDS encoding PPOX class F420-dependent oxidoreductase yields the protein MDLPEALDFVRANHRAVLATGRADGRPQLSPVVAAVDDDDHVVVSTRETAMKTHNVRREPSVSLCVLSDAFFGAWAQLDGTATVVSLPAAMEPLVDYYRRIAGEHPDWDAYRAAMQREQRVLLRIAVTHAGPTRSG from the coding sequence ATGGACCTCCCCGAGGCGCTCGACTTCGTGCGGGCCAACCACCGGGCCGTGCTCGCCACCGGCCGGGCCGACGGTCGCCCCCAGCTGTCGCCCGTCGTCGCGGCGGTGGACGACGACGACCACGTCGTCGTCAGCACGCGGGAGACCGCGATGAAGACGCACAACGTGCGCCGCGAGCCTTCGGTGTCGCTCTGCGTGCTCTCGGACGCCTTCTTCGGCGCGTGGGCGCAGCTCGACGGGACCGCGACGGTCGTCTCGCTGCCGGCGGCGATGGAGCCCCTCGTCGACTACTACCGCCGGATCGCCGGCGAGCACCCCGACTGGGACGCGTACCGCGCCGCGATGCAGCGCGAGCAGCGAGTGCTGCTGCGAATCGCGGTGACGCACGCCGGGCCCACCCGGTCCGGGTGA
- a CDS encoding (2Fe-2S)-binding protein, with translation MEVSITVNGQTRTHDVEARTLLVQFLRDECRLTGTKIGCDTSSCGACTVLVDGESVKSCTMLAVQADGTSVTTIEGLADGDALHPVQRAFQEHHALQCGFCTAGMVMAAVSLLDEIPNPTERDVRLGLEGNLCRCTGYHNIVAAVLAVGERA, from the coding sequence GTGGAAGTCTCGATCACCGTCAACGGCCAGACGCGGACCCACGACGTCGAGGCTCGCACGCTGCTGGTCCAGTTCCTGCGGGACGAGTGCCGGCTGACCGGCACCAAGATCGGCTGCGACACGTCGTCCTGCGGCGCCTGCACCGTCCTCGTCGACGGCGAGTCGGTGAAGTCCTGCACCATGCTGGCGGTCCAAGCCGACGGGACGAGCGTCACCACCATCGAGGGGCTCGCGGACGGTGATGCGCTGCACCCGGTGCAGCGAGCGTTCCAGGAGCACCACGCCCTCCAGTGCGGGTTCTGCACCGCCGGCATGGTGATGGCGGCGGTCTCGCTCCTCGACGAGATCCCGAACCCGACCGAGCGCGACGTCCGCCTCGGTCTCGAGGGCAACCTCTGTCGCTGCACCGGCTACCACAACATCGTGGCCGCCGTGCTGGCCGTGGGGGAGCGGGCGTGA
- a CDS encoding xanthine dehydrogenase family protein subunit M: MIPAPFEYVRAGTADEVVGALAEHGDEAKVLAGGMSLLPLMKLRLATPSVLVDAARIPDLAFIRDAGDHIAVGALTRHRDLETSDLLAAQCGVLRAVAAQVGDNQVRHRGTLGGSVAHGDPASDLPAALLALDATLVARGPDGERTVAVADFFLGFLETALAPDELLTEVRVPKTGAGGFSYQKFNRRAQDWATVGAVAVVNGAARVALVNMGGTPLRATGVEAALAGGASVGEAAEHAADGTDPPSDLNASPEYRAHLARVLVRRALTEARA, from the coding sequence GTGATCCCGGCCCCGTTCGAGTACGTGCGCGCCGGCACGGCCGACGAGGTAGTCGGCGCGCTCGCCGAGCACGGCGACGAGGCCAAGGTCCTGGCCGGCGGCATGTCCCTGCTGCCGCTCATGAAGCTGCGGCTCGCCACCCCGTCGGTGCTCGTCGACGCGGCCCGGATCCCCGACCTCGCCTTCATCCGCGACGCCGGCGACCACATCGCCGTCGGCGCGCTCACCCGCCACCGCGACCTCGAGACGAGCGACCTGCTCGCCGCGCAGTGCGGCGTGCTCCGCGCCGTCGCGGCGCAGGTCGGCGACAACCAGGTCCGGCACCGCGGCACGCTCGGCGGGTCGGTCGCCCACGGCGACCCGGCCTCGGACCTGCCCGCCGCCCTGCTCGCCCTCGACGCCACGCTCGTGGCCCGCGGCCCCGACGGTGAGCGCACGGTCGCCGTCGCCGACTTCTTCCTCGGCTTCCTCGAGACCGCGCTCGCCCCCGACGAGCTGCTCACCGAGGTCCGGGTGCCGAAGACCGGGGCCGGAGGCTTCTCGTACCAGAAGTTCAACCGGCGAGCCCAGGACTGGGCGACCGTCGGCGCCGTGGCCGTCGTGAACGGCGCCGCCCGGGTCGCGCTGGTGAACATGGGCGGCACGCCCCTGCGCGCCACCGGCGTCGAGGCCGCGCTCGCGGGCGGCGCGTCGGTGGGGGAGGCCGCCGAGCACGCCGCCGACGGCACGGACCCCCCGAGCGACCTCAACGCCTCCCCGGAGTACCGGGCGCACCTCGCCCGCGTCCTCGTCCGCCGGGCGCTCACCGAGGCGCGCGCCTGA
- a CDS encoding nucleotidyltransferase family protein: protein MAAGRGSRLAGRTPKPLLTLDGRPLVRWAIDAATAAGAAPVLLVVGRAGRAVGRAAPPGVAVVRSRGWRLGIAHSLRAALDALAGTSVPALCVGLADQPLVGPDAYRRLAAAHARGARLAVATYAGERGNPVLLDRSLWPAAGALRGDVGARALMATHEVTEVDCTGTGDPADVDTLEDLRALEGRSA from the coding sequence CTGGCCGCCGGGCGCGGCTCCCGGCTCGCCGGCCGCACGCCGAAGCCGCTCCTGACCCTCGACGGGCGACCCCTCGTCCGGTGGGCCATCGACGCCGCGACGGCCGCGGGCGCGGCGCCGGTGCTGCTCGTCGTGGGCCGGGCCGGCCGAGCGGTGGGTCGCGCCGCGCCGCCCGGCGTCGCCGTCGTCCGATCGCGGGGCTGGCGCCTCGGCATCGCGCACTCGCTGCGCGCCGCGCTGGACGCGCTCGCCGGAACCTCCGTGCCGGCGCTGTGCGTCGGGCTGGCCGACCAGCCCCTCGTCGGCCCGGACGCCTACCGGCGACTCGCGGCCGCGCACGCCCGCGGCGCACGCCTCGCGGTGGCCACGTACGCGGGGGAGCGCGGCAACCCGGTGCTCCTGGACCGGTCGCTGTGGCCGGCGGCCGGCGCGCTGCGCGGCGACGTCGGTGCTCGGGCGCTCATGGCCACCCACGAGGTGACGGAGGTCGACTGCACCGGCACGGGTGACCCGGCCGACGTCGATACGCTCGAAGACCTGCGCGCTCTCGAGGGGAGGTCAGCATGA
- a CDS encoding SRPBCC family protein, with translation MKLDHDFRVDAGLDTAWLVLLDIERIAPCMPGAQLQEVEGDEYRGTVKVKVGPITAQYRGVARVVESDPATHRVVLHAEGRDTRGQGNASATITATLAPDGDGTRVRVDTDLSVTGKVAQFGRGVMADVSTKLLGQFVDCLGTTVLAAESPDGPAPTPTPPAAAPTGARAVDAPAAEAVDLMRAAGGAVAKRLVPVAAAVIVVGVVIWLVAR, from the coding sequence ATGAAGCTCGACCACGACTTCCGGGTCGACGCCGGGCTCGACACGGCGTGGCTCGTGCTGCTCGACATCGAGCGCATCGCCCCGTGCATGCCCGGCGCCCAGCTCCAGGAGGTCGAGGGCGACGAGTACCGCGGCACCGTGAAGGTGAAGGTGGGCCCGATCACCGCGCAATACCGGGGTGTCGCCCGCGTCGTCGAATCGGACCCGGCGACGCACCGCGTCGTGCTCCACGCCGAGGGACGGGACACGCGCGGCCAGGGCAACGCGTCGGCAACGATCACCGCCACGCTCGCCCCGGACGGCGACGGGACCCGAGTCCGGGTCGACACCGACCTGAGTGTCACCGGCAAGGTGGCCCAGTTCGGCCGGGGCGTGATGGCGGACGTCTCGACCAAGCTGCTCGGCCAGTTCGTGGACTGCCTCGGCACCACCGTCCTCGCGGCCGAGAGCCCGGATGGGCCGGCGCCGACGCCGACCCCGCCCGCCGCGGCCCCGACCGGGGCCCGAGCCGTCGACGCCCCCGCGGCCGAGGCGGTCGACCTCATGCGGGCGGCCGGCGGCGCCGTGGCCAAGCGGCTCGTCCCCGTGGCCGCGGCGGTCATCGTCGTGGGCGTCGTGATCTGGCTCGTCGCTCGCTGA
- the ruvC gene encoding crossover junction endodeoxyribonuclease RuvC, with product MFDARGPVLGIDPGLSCCGYGAVRRHERALTAVACGVLRTEPTAPLPDRLATLEAELDVFLRELRPCALAVERVLFQANVRTAISVGQASGIALAVAARAGVPVTHYSPNEVKLAVAGDGGAAKAQVQDMTRRLLRLAEAPPPDAADALALAVCHLWRAPLRERVSRAVAAGPSS from the coding sequence GTGTTCGACGCGCGCGGGCCGGTGCTCGGCATCGACCCTGGGCTCTCCTGCTGCGGCTACGGCGCGGTCCGCCGCCACGAGCGGGCGCTCACGGCGGTGGCCTGCGGCGTCCTCCGCACCGAGCCGACGGCGCCGTTGCCGGACCGGCTCGCGACCCTCGAGGCGGAGCTCGACGTCTTCCTGCGCGAGCTGCGGCCGTGCGCCCTCGCGGTCGAACGGGTCTTGTTCCAGGCCAACGTGCGCACCGCCATCTCGGTGGGCCAGGCGAGCGGCATCGCGCTGGCCGTCGCCGCTCGGGCCGGGGTGCCCGTCACCCACTACAGCCCGAACGAGGTGAAGCTCGCCGTCGCCGGCGACGGCGGCGCGGCGAAGGCCCAGGTCCAGGACATGACGCGGCGGCTGCTGCGGCTGGCCGAGGCACCTCCCCCCGACGCCGCCGACGCCTTGGCCCTGGCGGTCTGCCACCTCTGGCGGGCGCCCCTGCGCGAGCGCGTGAGCCGGGCCGTGGCCGCGGGACCGTCGTCGTGA
- the ruvA gene encoding Holliday junction branch migration protein RuvA produces MIGSLRGTVLERSLSGEVVVEVGGVGYRVLVPTLAALVPGEPAFLFTHLHVREDALVLYGFPTREERDTFEVLIGATGVGPKLALAICSVHGPAALRRVLADDDVDALTLVPGVGKRTAQRLLLELKARLEVPGVVVLEDGAEASGRRQVREALAELGYGPDEVRDAVVGLSDDGPVEQLLRDALRRIAGARV; encoded by the coding sequence GTGATCGGCTCGCTGCGCGGCACCGTCCTCGAGCGCTCGCTCAGCGGCGAGGTGGTCGTCGAGGTCGGCGGCGTCGGCTACCGCGTCCTCGTCCCGACGCTCGCGGCGCTGGTGCCCGGGGAGCCGGCCTTCCTCTTCACCCACCTCCACGTGCGCGAGGACGCGCTCGTCCTCTATGGCTTCCCGACCCGGGAGGAGCGCGACACCTTCGAGGTGCTCATCGGCGCCACCGGCGTGGGCCCGAAGCTGGCATTGGCGATCTGCTCGGTGCACGGGCCCGCCGCGCTGCGCCGCGTCCTCGCCGACGACGACGTCGACGCGCTCACGCTCGTGCCGGGGGTGGGGAAGCGCACGGCCCAGCGGCTCCTGCTCGAGCTCAAGGCCCGCCTCGAGGTTCCGGGCGTCGTGGTTCTCGAAGACGGAGCCGAGGCGAGCGGCCGACGGCAGGTGCGTGAGGCGCTGGCCGAGCTCGGCTACGGCCCGGACGAGGTCCGGGACGCGGTGGTCGGGCTCTCCGACGACGGCCCGGTGGAGCAGCTCCTGCGGGACGCGCTGCGTCGCATCGCCGGCGCCCGCGTGTGA
- the ruvB gene encoding Holliday junction branch migration DNA helicase RuvB, which produces MREELLKPDADPGERAEETTLRPRRLADFVGQPRLKEHLEILLGAARRRRQAADHLLLAGPPGVGKTTLAGIVAVELDVGLRITSGPALERAGDLAAILSNLDDGDVLFIDEMHRLPRAVEEVLYPAMEDFALDIVLGRGPSAQSIRLDLPRFTLVGATTRSGMITDPLRDRFGFVARLDYYDPEDLVVILERSARILGVSLASDAAAELAGRARGTPRIANRLLKRVRDYAEVRADGHVDGAVADAALALFEIDALGLDKVDRDILATLCERFAGQPVGLNTLAVSVAEAPDTVEDVYEPFLLKQGLILRTPRGRVATPAAYVHLGIGVPANVSPSLFES; this is translated from the coding sequence ATGCGCGAAGAGCTCTTGAAGCCGGACGCCGACCCGGGGGAGCGGGCCGAGGAGACCACCCTGCGGCCGCGGCGGCTCGCCGACTTCGTCGGGCAGCCCCGCCTGAAGGAGCACCTCGAGATCCTGCTCGGCGCGGCCCGGCGCCGACGGCAGGCCGCCGACCACCTGCTCCTGGCGGGACCGCCCGGCGTCGGGAAGACCACGCTGGCCGGGATCGTCGCCGTCGAGCTCGACGTCGGCCTGCGCATCACCAGCGGCCCCGCCCTCGAGCGGGCCGGGGACCTCGCCGCGATCCTCTCGAACCTCGACGACGGCGACGTCCTGTTCATCGACGAGATGCACCGCCTTCCTCGCGCCGTCGAGGAGGTGCTCTACCCGGCGATGGAGGACTTCGCGCTGGACATCGTCCTCGGGCGGGGCCCGTCGGCGCAGTCCATCCGGCTCGACCTGCCGCGGTTCACGCTCGTCGGCGCGACGACTCGGAGCGGCATGATCACCGACCCGCTCCGAGACCGGTTCGGGTTCGTGGCGCGCCTCGACTACTACGACCCCGAGGACCTGGTCGTCATCCTCGAGCGGTCGGCGCGCATCCTCGGCGTGTCGCTCGCCTCCGACGCCGCGGCGGAGCTCGCAGGGCGCGCCCGCGGCACGCCCCGGATCGCGAACCGGCTCCTGAAGCGGGTGCGCGACTATGCCGAGGTGCGGGCCGACGGCCACGTGGACGGCGCCGTCGCCGACGCCGCGCTCGCGCTCTTCGAGATCGACGCCCTCGGCCTCGACAAGGTGGACCGGGACATCCTCGCGACGCTCTGCGAGCGGTTCGCCGGTCAACCGGTCGGCCTCAACACCCTCGCGGTCAGCGTCGCCGAGGCTCCGGACACCGTCGAGGACGTGTACGAGCCGTTCCTCCTGAAGCAGGGCCTGATCCTCCGCACCCCGCGCGGGCGCGTCGCCACACCGGCGGCCTACGTCCACCTCGGGATCGGCGTCCCCGCCAACGTGAGCCCGAGCCTCTTCGAGAGCTGA
- the yajC gene encoding preprotein translocase subunit YajC, protein MSLVVVYLVILVAAFFFLVVRPQRRQMASHRALVASLSPGDEVVTTGGILGTIRSLDEEVAELEVAPGVVLRVARGAIARRTGPHPAGGPPADDAAPG, encoded by the coding sequence ATGAGCCTCGTCGTCGTCTACCTCGTCATCCTGGTCGCCGCGTTCTTCTTCCTGGTCGTGCGGCCGCAGCGCCGGCAGATGGCGTCGCACCGGGCCCTCGTGGCGAGCCTGTCGCCGGGCGACGAGGTCGTCACCACGGGCGGGATCCTCGGGACCATCCGGTCGCTCGACGAGGAGGTGGCCGAGCTCGAGGTCGCCCCGGGCGTGGTCCTCCGCGTCGCCCGCGGCGCCATCGCCCGCCGGACCGGGCCGCACCCCGCTGGTGGGCCGCCGGCCGACGACGCCGCCCCGGGCTGA